Part of the Methanobacterium bryantii genome, TTCGCGCTTCTTTATCATCTGGAGTTTTTTTGAAGGTGCAGTATCCGCATTCATTCCTGCAGATATCTGTAAGTGGTAAAAAGACATTTTTAGAATATGTAATTGTGCCATTATCCCTTTGAGACTCTGCGGTAGAAATTAAAGATAGAATATTTTTACCTTTTGCATTTAAAAGGGATATTATTTCTTCTTTTGAGTATTCAGGCATGCTATCTTCCGTTTAATTTGTAAAAATAGTAATTTAAAGTTTATAAAAAAAGGAGAAAAAATTATTATTCTATATTTGCAGCAACCACTTCCACGAACTGCGGACCTATTCCACTTTTATCTTTCCATGTAACGATAAAAGTCCCAACATTATCGATGAGGCCTAATGTATATGCTACATTACAATTCATGGCTTCTAAAGATTCTTTAAGCAGGTAAACTCCAGTAATATCAGTTTCACCTGGAATATCAACACTTTCTCTTATCCTTTCATCCATTATGCCGATCATGTTCCCCCCTTCTTCGGAAAACATATCTATCTGGCGTGCACCGAGTTTTTTTAAAAGATTCGAAAGAACTTCATCCAGTTCTTCATTAAATTGTTTTCTTGACATTCCCCTTACAATGAGAATATTATCGGCATCTATGGCAGGTTTTGATCCATGGAATGCCTCTAAATCACCCATTACCTGACCTGCAATTTTGTGTATTGGCTTCACTTAGTATCCTCTCCAAAATGATCTCAGTTACAAATTGTTTTAGCAGACTGATTATTTTCTTCTATACCTTCAATTTCGTACTTTAGCTCACCTAACATGGCGACTTTTTCTGCAAATGCGTTATGTCTGTGTATACTTTCCTCATTTATCTGTCTTACAGTTACTAATGTATCATCTGGAAGGTGAGAATATTCATTCACGATCTTCTGTACCATATTTCTTACGCAGTCTTCAACAAACATTGGATGTTCATGCGCATGGACCACAACTGCATTTTCATCGGACCTCTTAAGAAGTTCGCATACTGAAGAGCTCATTGAGTCTTCTATAATCCTTATAAGGTCTTCGCCGCGGATCATATGTTGTTCTGGGACTTCTATCATGATCATCCCCCTTCCCCTCTGGTTGTGCGATGCAAGAGATACAGTATTTAAGACTTTTTCAGTTGTTTCTTCATCTAAAAACTCTAGAAGTTTCTGTCGTGAACTTTCTTTTATAGATTCCTGTGCGCAAGGACATGCTGTCATTCCGACGACCTCAGCACCGATCATCCTCCTTATCACAACTTTATCTCCATCTCTGTAACCGCTGGCGTCTGCCATGATTTTGGTCATTTCCTGAGTTTTCATTTTTGTAACAGGAGATTTTTTCATGAACATGAAATCGCTTTTCATGCTTACTTCTGCCCTTCTTGCGTATTTGTGTTTTTTAAGAAGAAGACTTACTATTTCAGCACATACGTTTTCTATTTCAACTGCTGTGCTTTCCATAGCTTCTTGAAGAACTTCGCTAATGGCTTCTGGGTTCCTGGACATGTGGATCCCTCTCTGCGTACTTGGAAGATCCACAAAGGCGTCGAAGGTAGGTAGAAGTACTATGGGTCTTTTCCCTTCTCTTTCAATTTTTAAAAGTTTTTTAACCCCGCTAACTCCGACCCTTGTAAGATGTACAGGGATAGTGGGTACTTTATCTTGTGTGTCTGGAAAACATGTGATAGACAAAATTTTTCACCCCGATTGATAATCATTTAGTATTTTAGAACTTAAATGTTTAAGTAGATCATAAATTAACCATTTTTTTAGTATTACTAAACTGTCAATATTGGATATGATGATAGTTTAATATATCTAATTTGATAATCAATTCTTTATATCTTTAGTTTTTTAATTATTTATAATTTTAAATACGGATTAATGATTTATAAAGGTAAGTAAATAATTATTAAATCTTTATTAAAACCATTTTCAAAGTAAAATAAAAATAAATTTAGTACTGAAATACTTTAAATGGAAGAATATTAGTTATATTTCAATTAAATAAAGCTTAAACTTTGGTTATTATATCTTTAAATTCTTCTGGTGTTAAGTCCTTTAAATTGTCTAAGGTAACTACATTTGCATTGTAAATTTCTTCTGCTCTTTTACCCAGAAGTTCGCTAGCTTTATCTGATTCAATAATTACTAAAATCTTTTCTAA contains:
- a CDS encoding DUF2120 domain-containing protein, whose product is MKPIHKIAGQVMGDLEAFHGSKPAIDADNILIVRGMSRKQFNEELDEVLSNLLKKLGARQIDMFSEEGGNMIGIMDERIRESVDIPGETDITGVYLLKESLEAMNCNVAYTLGLIDNVGTFIVTWKDKSGIGPQFVEVVAANIE
- the mptA gene encoding GTP cyclohydrolase MptA, with the translated sequence MSITCFPDTQDKVPTIPVHLTRVGVSGVKKLLKIEREGKRPIVLLPTFDAFVDLPSTQRGIHMSRNPEAISEVLQEAMESTAVEIENVCAEIVSLLLKKHKYARRAEVSMKSDFMFMKKSPVTKMKTQEMTKIMADASGYRDGDKVVIRRMIGAEVVGMTACPCAQESIKESSRQKLLEFLDEETTEKVLNTVSLASHNQRGRGMIMIEVPEQHMIRGEDLIRIIEDSMSSSVCELLKRSDENAVVVHAHEHPMFVEDCVRNMVQKIVNEYSHLPDDTLVTVRQINEESIHRHNAFAEKVAMLGELKYEIEGIEENNQSAKTICN